A portion of the Eubacterium maltosivorans genome contains these proteins:
- a CDS encoding cold-shock protein, which yields MNKGTVKWFNSEKGFGFISREEGDDVFVHFSAIVGDGFKTLNEGQEVTFDTEEGPRGLQAKNVSVA from the coding sequence ATGAATAAAGGTACAGTAAAATGGTTTAACAGCGAAAAAGGTTTTGGATTTATCTCTAGAGAAGAAGGCGACGATGTATTCGTACATTTCTCTGCGATCGTTGGCGATGGCTTCAAAACTTTAAATGAAGGTCAGGAAGTTACCTTTGATACAGAAGAAGGTCCAAGAGGCTTACAGGCTAAAAACGTTAGTGTTGCTTAA
- a CDS encoding flavin reductase, whose protein sequence is MSDYKEITTGDLSLNPFKRIAKDWMLITAEKDGKANTMTAGWGGLGVMWGKDVAFIVIRESRFTKEFVDGSEHFSLTFFGEGYKKELGYLGSVSGRDEDKIARSGLTLVPDAAPYFKEGNLALVCKKLYAINMGPEGFTAGPELDKKWYADKDYHTLYVGEIEKAYTK, encoded by the coding sequence ATGTCTGATTATAAAGAAATAACAACCGGGGATTTATCCCTTAACCCCTTTAAGCGTATTGCGAAGGATTGGATGCTGATCACCGCCGAAAAGGACGGAAAGGCCAATACAATGACCGCAGGCTGGGGCGGTCTGGGAGTAATGTGGGGAAAGGATGTAGCTTTTATTGTTATCCGTGAAAGCCGCTTTACCAAGGAGTTTGTGGATGGATCAGAGCATTTTTCCCTGACCTTTTTTGGTGAAGGCTATAAAAAGGAGCTGGGCTATCTGGGCTCTGTCTCTGGACGGGATGAAGATAAAATCGCCAGGAGCGGCCTTACACTGGTGCCAGACGCTGCCCCTTACTTTAAAGAGGGGAATCTTGCTCTGGTCTGCAAAAAGCTTTACGCCATAAATATGGGGCCAGAGGGTTTTACCGCTGGGCCGGAGCTTGATAAAAAGTGGTATGCCGATAAGGACTATCATACTCTGTACGTGGGAGAAATCGAAAAAGCTTATACTAAATAG
- a CDS encoding ferredoxin: MNVSIDESGCIGCGLCTQVCPEVFEMGDSGVAEVIMEEVPENLEDSAQEAADSCPVEVITVE; encoded by the coding sequence ATGAATGTAAGTATTGATGAAAGCGGCTGCATCGGCTGCGGATTATGTACACAGGTCTGCCCTGAGGTTTTTGAAATGGGTGATTCCGGCGTAGCCGAGGTCATTATGGAAGAAGTTCCGGAAAATCTGGAAGACAGTGCCCAGGAAGCAGCAGACAGCTGCCCGGTAGAAGTGATTACAGTAGAATAA
- a CDS encoding DUF1638 domain-containing protein produces MGQLLIACETLKDEIHKVMDLHQLEIPVHWMGNSLHAAPDRLREALQEVLNSITGLDQVLLGYGNCGNGLVGIKCPGAAMVIPRFGDCIDMLLNDNSALDEIRSNTYFLTKGWLRGECPVTKDLNYQLKRYGKEQSKKITRVLFKNYTYMMMIRTGSYDISEVQEELDAFSALTELELIEGEGSLTILEQLLTGHWTQNFCVIPPGQKTTLEDFSALH; encoded by the coding sequence ATGGGGCAATTGTTAATTGCGTGCGAAACCCTGAAGGATGAAATCCACAAGGTAATGGATTTGCATCAGCTGGAAATACCGGTTCACTGGATGGGAAACTCACTTCATGCCGCACCGGACCGCCTGCGAGAAGCCCTGCAGGAAGTGCTCAACTCCATAACAGGCCTGGATCAGGTACTGTTGGGTTACGGAAACTGCGGAAACGGCCTTGTAGGTATTAAGTGCCCTGGCGCTGCCATGGTGATTCCCCGTTTTGGCGACTGTATTGATATGCTTCTGAACGATAACTCGGCTCTGGATGAGATACGAAGCAACACCTATTTCCTGACAAAGGGCTGGCTTCGGGGCGAGTGTCCTGTGACAAAGGACCTGAACTACCAGCTTAAACGCTATGGAAAAGAACAATCAAAAAAAATCACGCGGGTGCTTTTCAAAAACTACACCTACATGATGATGATCCGTACAGGCTCTTATGATATATCGGAGGTACAAGAAGAACTCGATGCGTTTTCAGCCCTTACAGAGCTTGAACTCATCGAGGGCGAGGGCAGCTTGACCATTCTGGAGCAGCTGCTGACAGGACATTGGACACAAAATTTCTGTGTTATTCCGCCCGGGCAGAAGACCACGCTGGAAGACTTCAGCGCTCTTCATTGA
- a CDS encoding LysR family transcriptional regulator yields MNLNHLYYFKTLAGLEHYAKAAKELNISQPSLSYAIAGLEKELGVPLFRKKGRNVVLTSYGKAFEEYVTIAIAQLEDGVRFIQNMDGEEQA; encoded by the coding sequence ATGAATCTTAATCATCTATATTACTTTAAAACTCTGGCTGGATTGGAACATTATGCGAAGGCTGCCAAAGAGCTTAACATTAGTCAGCCAAGCTTGAGCTATGCAATTGCGGGACTGGAAAAAGAGCTCGGCGTTCCTCTGTTCAGGAAAAAAGGCAGAAATGTGGTACTGACCAGTTATGGGAAGGCTTTTGAAGAGTATGTCACCATTGCCATTGCCCAATTGGAGGACGGTGTCCGCTTTATCCAAAATATGGACGGAGAGGAACAGGCATAA
- a CDS encoding putative bifunctional diguanylate cyclase/phosphodiesterase produces MTAQVYKTDSLPGQEQKQELFIRRLGEILKEKRTEAVLAAMDIQNFKSVNEIWGMKNGNRLLSIIVDQSLKVLGGGESVSRFFKDRFYLLLLGPVNTIKERLEAMRRQIEAEFVRCIGYPYSLVVSLGLCEYNDDVKSGDEWLIRANYALESAELPVGDGFAIYDNAMQKNLQEVRKIEKRMQFGIENNEFRIYLQPQFELATGRLSGAEALVRWISPETGLVSCPDYFIPLFEKNGFIKKLDLYMMEQTCRVLRDWKKQALEPVPIAVNISRRHIGEPGLAKRLLEICEAHGVPPEYIEIEMTETFELAENKTLQKALITLKKAGFSLALDDFGKENTSISLLRESCFDVIKFDKSFLSGCIEDKRARGLLNSMLQMVKNLGIKTHVEGIERWEEEDLLKKYQCDRVQGFYYAKPMPADMLTNYLPKT; encoded by the coding sequence ATGACTGCTCAAGTATATAAAACAGACAGCCTGCCGGGTCAGGAGCAAAAACAGGAACTTTTTATCCGGCGGCTTGGGGAAATACTGAAAGAAAAAAGAACAGAAGCGGTCCTGGCCGCCATGGATATTCAGAATTTTAAATCGGTCAATGAAATTTGGGGCATGAAAAATGGCAACCGTCTTTTGTCAATCATTGTCGACCAGTCGTTAAAAGTTTTGGGTGGCGGAGAGAGCGTTTCGCGCTTTTTTAAGGACCGTTTTTACCTGCTGCTGTTAGGGCCGGTGAATACTATAAAAGAGAGGCTGGAAGCCATGAGGCGGCAGATAGAAGCAGAGTTTGTGCGCTGTATTGGTTATCCCTATTCGTTAGTGGTGAGCCTTGGACTCTGTGAGTATAATGATGACGTAAAAAGTGGAGACGAGTGGCTCATACGGGCAAACTATGCGCTGGAAAGCGCTGAATTGCCTGTTGGGGATGGCTTCGCAATTTATGATAACGCCATGCAGAAAAATCTTCAGGAAGTCCGAAAGATTGAAAAACGGATGCAGTTTGGTATTGAGAACAATGAGTTCAGAATATATCTTCAACCGCAGTTTGAACTGGCAACAGGACGCCTGTCCGGTGCTGAAGCCCTGGTTCGCTGGATCAGTCCAGAGACTGGGTTGGTCAGCTGTCCGGATTATTTTATTCCTTTATTTGAGAAAAACGGTTTTATCAAAAAACTGGATCTTTACATGATGGAGCAAACCTGCCGGGTGCTTAGGGACTGGAAAAAGCAGGCCCTTGAGCCGGTGCCCATCGCAGTGAACATTTCACGCCGCCATATCGGAGAGCCAGGCCTGGCTAAGAGACTGCTTGAGATCTGCGAAGCTCATGGAGTACCGCCGGAATACATTGAAATTGAGATGACTGAAACCTTTGAGCTTGCGGAAAATAAAACACTTCAGAAAGCTCTGATTACGTTGAAAAAAGCCGGATTTTCACTGGCTTTGGACGATTTCGGTAAGGAAAACACCTCCATAAGCTTGCTCCGGGAATCCTGCTTCGATGTGATTAAATTTGATAAATCATTTTTGTCTGGCTGCATAGAGGATAAGCGCGCCCGGGGCCTGCTGAATTCTATGCTGCAGATGGTTAAGAACCTTGGAATTAAGACACATGTAGAAGGGATTGAGCGCTGGGAAGAGGAAGATCTATTAAAAAAATACCAGTGTGACCGGGTGCAGGGGTTTTATTATGCAAAACCCATGCCCGCAGATATGCTGACAAACTATTTGCCAAAAACATAA
- a CDS encoding GntR family transcriptional regulator, translating into MSELATQNLATYVYENLLLRIMTGKLKKGDVLPSRKKLAEEYNVAEITVRTAIQMLALNSMVSTSQGKGTVVTFDMQHDENSQFYWSFMSKRVGSIVDVMRATSLFFSDIMIYAALNCGPKDIARFKRLYIDYQEACGRNIVVCFSRFWTELLETLKNALVKELYQQMVQFTGLFSIIFEEKMMMDFKEWSLPYLQVFFRGIEEGDLDKLQQGLGAVFGDTEFVTYSEMYNDRLGTEEQVPFYWFISSERHNLTDSIINVILKRIEIGEYQIGDSIPSLNAIREEFQVSVKTARSALSSLEETGVVERSQGKKAVVTKREAIRIDKEKIPVRQMRNDLKNLLDARAALLLTHKTFVREALKGKRKNEGLCQQKSRLKTVTYHSPIPLFNEMILQIESPTLRHIYTQLENILIKGSYYRQTADYDYSDRVSAIMENYEKALNAYLEEDEEILVKSLYAVIRIQYDVTVDYCRRKGVLVERPIT; encoded by the coding sequence ATGAGTGAATTAGCCACCCAGAATTTGGCAACCTATGTTTATGAAAATCTGCTGCTTAGAATCATGACAGGAAAATTAAAAAAAGGCGATGTTCTGCCGTCCAGAAAGAAGCTGGCAGAAGAATACAATGTCGCGGAGATTACCGTCCGAACAGCGATTCAGATGCTGGCTCTAAACAGTATGGTGAGCACCTCTCAGGGAAAGGGAACGGTTGTCACTTTTGATATGCAGCATGACGAAAATTCGCAGTTTTATTGGAGTTTTATGTCTAAGCGTGTGGGCTCCATTGTGGATGTGATGCGGGCCACATCGCTGTTTTTTTCGGATATTATGATCTATGCGGCTCTAAACTGTGGCCCCAAAGATATTGCCCGTTTCAAACGGCTTTACATTGATTACCAGGAGGCCTGTGGAAGAAATATCGTTGTCTGCTTCAGCCGCTTCTGGACAGAGCTTCTGGAAACATTGAAAAACGCGCTTGTCAAAGAGCTTTACCAGCAGATGGTTCAGTTTACCGGATTGTTTTCCATCATTTTTGAAGAAAAAATGATGATGGATTTTAAAGAATGGTCACTGCCTTATCTGCAAGTCTTTTTTCGGGGAATAGAGGAGGGCGATCTGGACAAGCTGCAGCAGGGACTGGGCGCAGTGTTTGGAGATACCGAGTTTGTGACGTATTCCGAAATGTATAACGACAGGCTGGGGACAGAGGAACAGGTTCCTTTTTACTGGTTTATCAGCAGTGAACGTCACAACCTGACGGACTCCATTATTAATGTTATTCTGAAACGTATTGAAATCGGCGAATACCAGATTGGGGACTCTATCCCCTCCCTTAATGCGATCCGGGAGGAATTTCAGGTTTCAGTCAAAACTGCCAGAAGCGCCCTTTCCAGTCTGGAGGAGACAGGCGTGGTCGAACGGTCCCAGGGGAAAAAGGCAGTGGTCACTAAACGTGAGGCCATCCGAATAGACAAGGAAAAAATACCAGTGCGGCAGATGCGGAACGACCTGAAAAATCTGCTGGACGCCCGTGCCGCTTTGCTGCTTACCCACAAGACCTTTGTCCGTGAGGCGTTAAAGGGAAAACGCAAAAATGAAGGGCTCTGCCAGCAGAAGAGCCGGCTGAAGACAGTGACCTACCATTCGCCGATCCCCCTGTTTAATGAGATGATTCTGCAGATAGAATCACCGACTCTTCGTCATATTTATACGCAGCTTGAGAACATCCTGATTAAAGGCAGTTATTACAGGCAAACCGCTGATTATGATTACAGCGACCGTGTCAGCGCTATTATGGAAAATTATGAAAAGGCCCTGAACGCTTATCTTGAGGAGGACGAGGAAATCCTGGTGAAAAGCCTGTATGCGGTTATTCGTATACAATACGATGTGACAGTGGATTACTGCCGCAGAAAAGGCGTTTTGGTCGAGCGGCCCATTACCTAA
- a CDS encoding TetR/AcrR family transcriptional regulator produces the protein MSTLKADMKRNYILDKARDVFIQKGFAAVTMKDIVEACDISRGGLYRYYGSTREIFLALFQRDAKEELERVEVAIWEEMSARDILFSYMKRQKCAFEQERTTLSNAAYEFFLENPDDRVIFQWQFDGISEMLREILEYGVRKGEFVLPDTAAFARHLALFINSMQLSLPLLNFPGPRIEEQFGLLLRPILAS, from the coding sequence ATGAGTACACTGAAGGCTGATATGAAGCGGAATTATATTTTAGACAAGGCGCGGGATGTTTTTATCCAGAAGGGTTTTGCCGCCGTTACCATGAAGGACATTGTGGAAGCCTGCGACATCAGCCGCGGTGGACTGTACCGCTATTACGGATCGACCCGGGAGATTTTTCTGGCTCTGTTCCAGCGTGACGCTAAAGAGGAGCTGGAGCGTGTAGAGGTAGCGATTTGGGAGGAAATGTCTGCCAGAGACATTCTTTTTTCCTATATGAAGCGGCAGAAATGTGCCTTTGAGCAGGAGAGAACCACCTTATCCAACGCTGCTTATGAGTTCTTTCTGGAAAACCCCGATGACCGGGTGATCTTTCAGTGGCAGTTTGACGGTATCTCCGAGATGCTGCGGGAAATTTTGGAGTATGGGGTTCGAAAGGGTGAGTTTGTTTTGCCCGACACTGCGGCCTTTGCAAGACACCTGGCTCTTTTTATCAACAGCATGCAGCTTTCATTGCCCCTGCTAAACTTTCCGGGTCCGCGAATTGAGGAGCAGTTCGGATTGCTTTTAAGACCGATTTTAGCCAGTTAA
- a CDS encoding DegV family protein, with amino-acid sequence MSIKIITDSTSDISQEEAKKLDVSIVPLKVIVGDNQYDEGVDISIEEFYPILESSKTLPTTSQPTPTQFLPYFEEAKKAGDDVIVLLLSSKISGTVQSATLAKNMAEYDRIHIIDTLNASMGLRLLVEYAVNMRAEGKTADEIVSVLDEARHRLVLLAMVDTLEYLHKGGRLGKGAATMGSLLRIKPIVTLNQGSLEMLAKARGLKNGNKILSEQIAKAQGLDPNVPVYLGYTRDKEQVMDFKAQAIRDHHLDKIEMHPVGCVIGTHTGPGAVILVFLKAK; translated from the coding sequence ATGTCTATAAAAATTATTACCGATTCAACTTCCGATATTTCGCAGGAGGAGGCCAAAAAGCTGGATGTCTCCATCGTCCCGCTTAAGGTCATCGTAGGCGACAACCAATACGATGAAGGTGTGGATATCAGCATTGAGGAATTTTATCCGATCCTTGAGAGCTCAAAAACCCTGCCGACCACCTCACAGCCAACACCCACTCAGTTTCTCCCTTATTTTGAGGAGGCAAAAAAGGCCGGTGATGATGTCATTGTCCTGCTCCTGTCCAGCAAAATCAGTGGCACAGTCCAGAGCGCGACCTTGGCCAAAAATATGGCGGAGTATGACCGCATTCACATCATCGACACCTTAAACGCCAGCATGGGCCTGCGCCTGCTGGTCGAATACGCTGTCAACATGCGGGCTGAAGGTAAAACCGCTGATGAGATCGTCTCCGTCCTTGATGAGGCCCGCCACCGACTGGTACTGCTGGCCATGGTCGACACACTGGAATATTTGCATAAGGGCGGCCGTCTCGGCAAAGGCGCGGCCACCATGGGCTCCCTGCTGCGGATCAAACCCATCGTTACCCTGAACCAGGGCAGTCTTGAAATGCTGGCAAAGGCCCGTGGGTTGAAAAATGGTAATAAAATTCTCTCTGAGCAGATCGCCAAGGCTCAGGGGCTTGACCCCAATGTGCCGGTCTATCTCGGCTATACCCGGGACAAGGAGCAGGTCATGGATTTTAAAGCCCAGGCCATCCGCGACCACCATCTGGACAAAATCGAAATGCACCCGGTAGGCTGCGTCATCGGAACACACACCGGCCCCGGGGCGGTCATCCTTGTCTTTTTAAAAGCGAAATAA
- a CDS encoding ABC transporter permease, whose product MNNSTVMDLSILNLAIAYIFVLLLLVIFKARGIKREKMILIATTRMTLQLTVMGYILMYVFENPSWWLTLLMLSVMVGFAIFNALKRVKTPMSKKLRQLIAVSMAAGYSITAVIFMLGVLHVTPWFNPQYMIPISGMIVGNAMTGIALGANKLCSAMLERHDQIESALMLGATPKAATRDIVNDAFDSAILPTMNNMLTMGIVSLPGMMTGQILSGTFPLTAIKYQIGIMLAILGCTAITVVLFVTLGYKTFFTKDAQLIDRKQ is encoded by the coding sequence ATGAATAACAGTACGGTTATGGATCTTTCCATTCTTAACCTCGCCATCGCCTATATCTTTGTGCTTCTGCTGTTGGTCATCTTTAAGGCAAGGGGCATCAAACGTGAAAAAATGATCCTTATTGCCACCACCCGCATGACTCTCCAGCTCACAGTGATGGGCTATATTTTAATGTATGTTTTCGAAAACCCCAGCTGGTGGCTGACACTGCTGATGCTCTCCGTCATGGTTGGATTTGCCATTTTCAATGCCCTGAAGCGTGTAAAAACGCCCATGAGCAAAAAGCTCAGGCAGCTCATCGCAGTTTCCATGGCAGCCGGCTACAGCATCACCGCAGTCATTTTCATGCTGGGTGTGCTGCATGTTACGCCCTGGTTTAACCCTCAGTACATGATTCCCATCTCCGGCATGATCGTCGGCAACGCCATGACAGGTATTGCCCTCGGGGCCAACAAGCTGTGCAGCGCCATGCTTGAAAGGCACGACCAGATCGAAAGCGCCCTCATGCTGGGTGCCACCCCAAAGGCCGCAACCCGGGATATCGTCAACGACGCCTTTGACAGCGCCATTCTCCCCACCATGAACAACATGCTTACTATGGGCATTGTCTCCCTGCCAGGCATGATGACTGGCCAGATCCTCTCAGGGACCTTTCCTCTGACTGCCATCAAATACCAGATCGGCATCATGCTGGCTATTCTGGGCTGCACAGCCATCACGGTGGTTCTGTTTGTCACCCTGGGTTATAAAACCTTTTTCACAAAAGACGCCCAGCTCATCGACAGAAAGCAGTAG
- a CDS encoding ABC transporter ATP-binding protein, producing the protein MFEICNLKFKNILDIEALTIDRPITCIIGSSGSGKTTLLKHLNKLYSPDSGAIIYNGSDLADIPSVSLRREVVMLGQNPVIYSGSLEENLQIGLRFSEKLPASRDRLLNALEQVKLDKPLDDPCLSLSGGEKQRLCLARVMLMDAEVYLLDEPSAALDKETEHFIITNLADFVIREKKELIMVTHSEEVSGLYPEGTIRIENGRTGGYAHE; encoded by the coding sequence GTGTTTGAAATCTGCAACCTAAAATTCAAGAACATTCTGGACATCGAGGCCCTGACCATCGACCGTCCCATCACCTGTATTATCGGCTCCTCAGGCAGCGGAAAAACCACGCTGCTCAAACATTTAAACAAGCTGTATAGCCCCGACAGCGGGGCCATTATCTATAACGGCAGTGACCTCGCTGATATCCCGTCTGTATCCCTGCGCCGTGAGGTTGTTATGCTCGGGCAGAACCCGGTAATCTACAGCGGCAGCCTCGAAGAAAATTTACAGATCGGCCTCCGCTTTTCTGAGAAGCTGCCCGCGTCAAGGGACCGCCTGCTCAACGCTCTCGAGCAGGTGAAACTGGACAAGCCGCTGGATGATCCCTGTCTCAGCCTTTCAGGCGGTGAGAAGCAGCGGCTCTGCCTGGCCCGTGTCATGCTCATGGACGCGGAGGTCTATCTGCTGGACGAGCCCTCGGCAGCGCTGGATAAGGAAACGGAGCATTTCATCATCACTAATCTGGCAGATTTTGTGATCCGTGAAAAAAAGGAACTTATCATGGTCACCCACTCCGAGGAGGTCTCCGGCCTTTACCCGGAGGGGACGATCCGCATTGAGAACGGACGGACAGGAGGCTACGCCCATGAATAA
- the rffA gene encoding dTDP-4-amino-4,6-dideoxygalactose transaminase, translating to MITFNKPPFMGDEFKYIKEAIDNKQISGDGAFTARCKAWLEKSCGAPEVLLTTSCTHALEMAALLLQIQPGDEIIMPAYTFVSTADAFVLRGARIVFVDIRPDTLNIDEKQIEAAITSKTRAIVPVHYAGVSCEMDTISSIAAAYGLSVVEDAAQGVMAFYKGKALGTLGDFGCFSFHETKNYSMGEGGAILINDLKYKEEAEIIREKGTNRSRFFRGEIDKYTWVNHGSSYLPSDMNAAYLWAQLEHADEINNDRLASWNYYRDALLPLAQREQIELPFIPEECTHNAHMFYIKARDLEERTAFMAHMREAGIQAIFHYIPLHTAPEGLKVGRFSGEDRYTTSESERLVRLPMYYGLAREDQNRVISAIEDFYRV from the coding sequence ATGATTACATTTAATAAACCTCCCTTTATGGGGGACGAATTCAAATATATCAAGGAGGCGATCGACAATAAGCAGATCAGCGGCGACGGCGCCTTCACGGCCAGATGCAAGGCCTGGCTGGAAAAAAGCTGCGGTGCGCCGGAGGTGCTGCTGACAACCTCCTGTACCCATGCCCTTGAGATGGCAGCTCTGCTTTTGCAGATACAGCCGGGCGACGAGATCATCATGCCTGCCTATACCTTTGTGTCCACCGCCGATGCCTTTGTGCTGCGGGGGGCACGCATTGTTTTTGTGGATATCCGTCCGGATACGCTGAATATTGATGAAAAACAGATTGAAGCCGCGATTACCTCAAAGACCCGCGCCATTGTCCCGGTGCACTACGCCGGCGTTTCCTGCGAGATGGATACCATCAGCAGCATCGCCGCGGCATACGGCCTTAGTGTGGTGGAGGACGCGGCCCAGGGAGTGATGGCTTTTTATAAAGGGAAAGCTCTCGGCACCCTCGGTGATTTTGGCTGCTTCAGCTTTCATGAAACAAAAAACTACAGCATGGGCGAGGGCGGCGCTATTTTGATCAATGATCTGAAATACAAGGAAGAGGCTGAAATCATCCGGGAAAAGGGAACCAACCGAAGCCGTTTTTTCCGGGGTGAGATCGACAAATACACCTGGGTGAACCACGGCTCGTCCTATCTTCCGAGCGATATGAACGCAGCTTATCTGTGGGCGCAGCTGGAGCACGCGGATGAAATTAACAACGACCGGCTGGCCAGCTGGAATTATTACCGCGACGCGCTTCTTCCCCTGGCCCAGAGAGAACAGATTGAGCTGCCTTTTATTCCAGAGGAGTGCACACACAACGCCCACATGTTTTATATCAAGGCCCGGGATCTTGAGGAGAGAACCGCGTTCATGGCCCACATGAGGGAGGCCGGCATTCAGGCGATTTTTCATTATATTCCGCTGCACACCGCGCCCGAGGGCTTGAAGGTTGGCCGTTTCAGCGGCGAGGACCGTTACACGACCAGCGAGAGCGAGCGGCTTGTGCGGCTGCCTATGTACTATGGACTGGCAAGGGAAGATCAGAACCGGGTGATCAGTGCCATCGAAGACTTTTACCGGGTGTGA
- a CDS encoding ATP-grasp domain-containing protein, which produces MKEKIAIIGASEFQNPLILRAKEKGYETHVFAWEAGDIGEKTADVFHPVSIVDKEKILEICKAEEIAGICSIGSDLASLTVSYVAEALGLRGNSMASAELSTNKYAMRCAFQAADDPIPGFMEGDAATRPQDVALTYPLIVKPTDRSGSRGVTKIEGPDGLEAAIHKALEDSFEKKVMIEEFVEGREYSVECISYEGIHVFLALTEKRTTGAPNFIEKGHLQPAEVTPALRNQIITIVKKALDTLQIRFGASHSEIIIQKNGVIRIVEIGGRMGGDCIGSHLVPLSTGYDFVGMVIDIACGKAPDFSIIHEPSPVEIRFIFGPEDLADYEAMKAAEKDRIVFTSLPEKLDDHPVTDSSSRYGFYIFEKERVGVNVD; this is translated from the coding sequence ATGAAGGAGAAAATTGCAATTATCGGCGCCAGTGAGTTTCAGAATCCGCTGATTCTGAGGGCAAAGGAGAAGGGCTATGAAACCCATGTTTTTGCCTGGGAGGCAGGAGATATCGGTGAAAAAACAGCCGATGTCTTTCACCCTGTCAGCATTGTTGATAAGGAAAAGATTCTGGAAATCTGCAAAGCCGAGGAGATTGCGGGAATCTGCTCCATTGGCTCAGATCTTGCGTCCCTGACCGTCAGCTATGTGGCTGAGGCCCTGGGGCTTCGGGGGAATTCCATGGCGTCTGCTGAGCTCAGCACCAATAAATACGCTATGCGCTGTGCCTTTCAGGCCGCGGATGATCCGATTCCCGGCTTTATGGAGGGAGATGCGGCCACCCGCCCCCAGGACGTGGCGCTTACGTACCCGCTGATCGTAAAACCTACAGACCGGTCTGGAAGCCGGGGAGTTACAAAGATCGAGGGCCCGGATGGGCTGGAAGCCGCCATTCATAAAGCCCTTGAGGATTCCTTTGAAAAAAAGGTCATGATTGAGGAGTTTGTGGAGGGAAGAGAGTACAGTGTGGAGTGTATCTCTTATGAGGGAATTCATGTTTTTCTTGCGCTGACGGAAAAAAGAACTACCGGTGCGCCTAATTTTATCGAAAAGGGACATTTGCAGCCAGCCGAGGTCACACCTGCTCTGCGCAACCAGATCATCACCATTGTCAAAAAAGCACTGGATACCCTCCAGATAAGATTTGGCGCGTCTCATTCAGAAATCATTATCCAGAAAAACGGTGTTATCCGCATTGTTGAGATCGGTGGCCGAATGGGAGGAGACTGTATCGGCTCACATCTGGTGCCCTTGTCCACTGGCTATGACTTTGTGGGCATGGTCATTGATATTGCCTGTGGGAAGGCGCCGGATTTTTCCATTATCCACGAGCCCTCCCCGGTCGAAATCCGTTTTATTTTTGGACCGGAGGATCTGGCAGACTACGAGGCCATGAAAGCGGCGGAAAAGGATCGGATTGTGTTCACCTCCTTACCGGAAAAGCTGGATGATCACCCGGTTACAGACAGCTCGAGCCGCTATGGCTTTTATATTTTTGAAAAGGAAAGGGTGGGTGTGAATGTCGATTAG